The Pseudomonadota bacterium genomic sequence GGAGAAGAAAACGTAGTTGAAGCTGAACGACTTGGCATCCTCGGGCGCGCGCAGCTGGAGCTTCCATTCCACGGCGTCATACATCACGTCGCCCTCTGCGCCCGGATTGCTGTCGTACTCGTAGCCGTCCGTGCCGGAATCCTCTTCGGGCACGGGTGAGCACGAAGTCATGTGCAGAGGGGCGTCCCAGTCGCCGCTCGTCATGATGGCGTACGAGCCGTTGAGCCGGGGTTCGAGATCGTTCGTCGCGTCGCCGAACCGGGCGATCGCCTCGCGCGTGTCATCGAGCGTGCAGGTCTGGTCGGCGACTCCCAACCTGTAGGTCGTGACCTCTCTGTACTCGCCGTCGCCGTTCAGCACGACGTCGGGATCGCACAGGTCGAGCGCGCACCGGAGGTTGGCGAGGCCCGCGCCCTCGGCCGGGCAGGCGCTGCAGTCCATCTCGATGACGTCGTCGACGCCGCCGTCCTCCCCCCCCGTGTCGCCCCAGTCCGCGAGCTCCGTCGTGCGGGTGCAGCCGAGCGCCGCGAGCGCGGCCGCGAGCAGGAGGCGGGTTGCGGCCCGGGGGATCATGGGAGCTCGGCGAGCCGCGCCGCGGCGCCCTGCGCCTTTCCGGAAGCGCCGAAGTCGCGCAGGAACGCCTCGAGCGCGACTCGCTCCGCCGCCGTGTCGCCGAGGACGCGCTGCGCGCGGGCGACACCCCACGCCGCCTCCTGGGCGAGCGGCCCCGGTCCGGGCGCCGCGAGGTACCTCTGGAACAGCTCGAGGGCGCGGCCGGGGTTGCCGCCCTGCTCGAGCTGGATCTGGCCGAGCGTCACGAGCGCCGCGCGGGCGACCGGCGTCCCCGGGTACGCGGCGACGAGCCGCTCGTACGCCGCGACGGCTCCCTTGAAGTCCCTCGCCGCGCGCAGATCGCGCGCCGTGGCGAGCAGCTCTTCCGGCGGCGGGACCTGAGGCGCGCTCGCGGCGGCCGGTCGCTCGGGCGGTCCGGCGGACGTCGCGGCGGCGCTCTCGATCTCCTTCGTCTCCGGCGCGAGCGCGAGGTCGAACACGCGCGCCGTCCTGGCGCCCTCGGCGAGCCGCAGGAGCTCGCGCACCGACTCTCGGCCCTCGCGCTTGAGCTCCAGCCGGCGGTAGCCGGGCCTGAGCGACGCGAGGAGCGGCGTCGATCCGAGCGCGGTGCCGTCGACCGACA encodes the following:
- a CDS encoding choice-of-anchor L domain-containing protein, giving the protein MIPRAATRLLLAAALAALGCTRTTELADWGDTGGEDGGVDDVIEMDCSACPAEGAGLANLRCALDLCDPDVVLNGDGEYREVTTYRLGVADQTCTLDDTREAIARFGDATNDLEPRLNGSYAIMTSGDWDAPLHMTSCSPVPEEDSGTDGYEYDSNPGAEGDVMYDAVEWKLQLRAPEDAKSFSFNYVFFSIEYDDFISSDANDKFYAEIKAASTNDGEATVINFTACRDEEAYFDFECTPDIALTQGCTQGVNYCYVAINSALSECCWYNDCPDGTAETSIEGTGYECAGSQLEETSEHGSSTGWLSTRWPIDGGEEFTLTFHIHDTMDSTRDSAVILDAFRFYRKFSSGGTVVIE